A genomic region of Magnolia sinica isolate HGM2019 chromosome 6, MsV1, whole genome shotgun sequence contains the following coding sequences:
- the LOC131249395 gene encoding disease resistance protein At4g27190-like, producing the protein MIYGLPSLEEVSMWRLKENVDGATFGEAVNMKRLRSLSISMSNLNGFIAHDMFHRWFSGLTSFHVMVNNITPYLPFSDKQISICECYKFPCGIEGLTKHAVSLYLCGSKGLTSLSKFQGDLKSLRHLRDIDCSGVECIIDWREVGDDAFQCLQSLELLDLPNLEKVFDGGAPPPLNTSLQNLRIIRVFNCEKLSSLFSSSMVEQLHQLEELPIRECFQMKEIIGDKLPHNTFPKLHFLRLDRLPELESICSQLFMFISLEEMEVISCPKLKKLPLFCSSIHQIKGKIEGEREWWEGLEWEDEKAKSLCTRIFEAR; encoded by the coding sequence ATGATATACGGGCTACCTAGTCTGGAGGAAGTAAGCATGTGGCGTTTGAAGGAAAACGTGGACGGAGCTACTTTCGGTGAGGCTGTGAACATGAAACGCCTGAGATCTTTAAGTATCAGTATGTCCAATCTTAATGGCTTCATCGCACATGATATGTTCCATCGATGGTTTTCgggcttgacaagtttccatgtTATGGTTAACAATATTACACCTTACCTGCCTTTCTCTGATAAGCAGATAAGCATTTGTGAATGTTACAAATTCCCCTGCGGGATTGAGGGGTTGACAAAACATGCAGTCTCTTTATACTTGTGTGGAAGCAAAGGTTTAACAAGTCTTTCTAAGTTCCAAGGCGATTTAAAGAGCTTAAGACATCTTCGAGACATTGATTGCAGTGGAGTGGAATGCATTATAGACTGGAGAGAGGTTGGAGATGATGCATTCCAATGTTTACAGAGTTTGGAACTCCTTGATTTACCAAACTTGGAGAAGGTATTCGATGGTGGAGCGCCTCCTCCGCTGAACACAAGCCTGCAAAACCTCAGAATAATAcgggtttttaattgtgaaaaGTTAAGTAGTCTCTTCTCTTCTAGTATGGTAGAGCAACTACATCAGTTAGAGGAGCTTCCCATTAGGGAATGTTTCCAAATGAAAGAGATTATAGGAGACAAGCTGCCCCATAATACATTCCCAAAATTACACTTCCTAAGATTGGATCGCTTACCAGAATTAGAAAGCATTTGTAGCCAGCTATTTATGTTTATATCTTTGGAAGAGATGGAAGTAATTTCTTGTCCAAAGTTGAAGAAGCTCCCCCTCTTCTGCTCAAGCATCcatcaaataaaaggaaaaatagaaggCGAGAGAGAATGGTGGGAAGGATTAGAGTGGGAAGACGAGAAGGCCAAGTCCCTCTGCACCAGAATTTTCGAGGCTCGCTGA
- the LOC131249814 gene encoding uncharacterized protein LOC131249814, producing MEETEPTFTSTIMNEVKPQRFRIPPVIQYSGSDDPSEHVEAYRSWMQIQTASDAMMCKRFSITLTGFVRSWYRQLKPNSIESFGKLSRLFLTQFISDKKSRKPNTHLFTIKQEPNGLKEGRFTFSLGKNQQKTLTGLIARAQKYTNTEEFTNARMNVQIKDPTGKGKRLRSEESQLSDKGPDDRAPRDRRPSRSHNTADRVDLKDEIETLICKGYLRRYTKGERTAQREEREQPNNTTEEPTEIRIIFGGSSSGGDSNRARKAHTRKSDPEHYVHLTKRPSKELRVSSCSLTFTKDDARKIQHPYDDALVVTLTIANHKVCHILVNTGSSANVIYSEDFEKMGIPRSRLKPVKTALHGFAGERVISEGVISLPVTAGEGQHQATLMVDFLVVNVPSMHNIIWVDLLSMR from the exons atggaagagaccgagcctacCTTCACCTCGACAATTATGAATGAGGTGAAGCCTCAGAGGTTCCGGATACCTCCCGTCATTCAATACTCCGGGTCTGATGACCCGTCCGAGCACGTGGAAGCTTATCGTTCGTGGATGCAAATCCAAACAGCATCAGACGCGATGATGTGCAAGAGATTCTCAATTACACTCACAGGATTCGTTCGGAGTTGGTACCGTCAACTCAAGCCTAACTCCATCGAATCCTTTGGAAAACTCAGCcgattattccttacccaattcataagcgataagaagagtcggaagccaaATACTCACCTGTTCACCATCAAACAAGAGCCCAA TGGCTTGAAAGAAGGAAGATTCACCTTCTCTCTTGGGAAGAATCAGCAAAAGACATTAACTGGCCTCATTGCCAGAGCTCAGAAGTACACTAATACTGAGGAGTTCACCAACGCCCGCATGAATGTCCAAATAAAAGATCCGACCGGTAAAGGGAAGAGGCTTAGGAGCGAGGAATCCCAGCTGTCTGACAAGGGACCCGATGACCGCGCCCCTCGCGATCGTCGTCCGAGCAGAAG CCACAATACAGCCGATCGTGTGGACCTCAAGGACGAGATCGAGACCCTTATTTGCAAGGGTTATCTTCGTCGTTATACGAAGGGAGAAAGAACCGCTCAAAGAGAAGAGCGAGAACAGCCGAACAACACCACGGAAGAGCCAACCGAGATCCGCATCATCTTTGGGGGCTCGTCCAGTGGAGGGGATTCAAACCGAGCTCGAAAAGCACACACTCGGAAGTCCGATCCGGAGCATTATGTCCATTTGACCAAGCGGCCTAGTAAGGAACTCCGGGTCAGCTCGTGTAGTCTGACCTTTACGAAAGATGATGCGCGCAAAATTCAACACCCATACGACGATGCCCTGGTGGTTACCCTGACTATAGCTAACCACAAGGTATGCCACATCTTGGTCAACACCGGAAGCTCAGCCAACGTGATCTACTCCGAAGACTTTGAAAAAATGGGGATTCCAAGGTCACGCCTTAAACCTGTGAAGACCGCCTTGCATGGCTTTGCCGGAGAAAGGGTAATCTCTGAAGGAGTCATTTCCCTCCCCGTGACCGCAGGAGAAGGACAGCATCAAGCCACCCTCATGGTGGACTTTCTCGTTGTCAATGTACCATCAATGCACAACATTATTTGGGTAGACCTTCTCTCAATGCGATGA